The following coding sequences lie in one Fusarium poae strain DAOMC 252244 chromosome 1, whole genome shotgun sequence genomic window:
- a CDS encoding hypothetical protein (BUSCO:2185at5125), with product MMEIDSMDHDPLEGLMDQDENAIERSLELLRADLLESEQQPPVDTAMDLEVEYPSPNQGSHAREEDQPDENEEDILRIEGDIVDDVNPKPMSKPRVTTSYRVQVVVPEISWEERAQYSFVHSEIVESILGEVHDKKTVDYRVEFTDGRKELKSFTQLVTLENGRAALARFNQGLGPLDIENMASTRKRKYEPEDEWDSEHESIISDHMDIDDEEDEEPVQTKRMRSSRLRSRETTKQLSRSPSRMSDEDELDDLQPEPSRPTRSLRVRQPRQSSNTSFKNGFGSQDQDELHGDIAPASEEEDDDFMPIVVSDINPKKGRPSKARQRMKRLQTMSMRQKALSQRPSRHKSDDSDIEFEAPRRSSRATRNTLNMQDDALMDDESFYVADDRTPGAPKIISVREIFQPLPTESEFATMHMDTCHTCGGSRQRGQIVYCQGCTLSYHKSCIGYRSGREHMVTKVDEDSFVFQCRFCIGVPGKKDGKAPKHDMCQVCKAPGGSCTSFSEKKTSRQEEKLREENGGVDPITPVSPELINNAGNVLFRCVACHRGWHVEHLPGARSGTVGTDLKSERLKDHSVDWHCKECATTRHKIHRLVAWRPTRKDLAKQVPRPTCAEVREDDKEYLIKWDSRSYAHCVWKPGAWVYGVAASAMRVSFGKRDATEDLLKLDEQDAIPDEFLMADIIFNVKTDSSVRKSTREQEMSNLAHVTKIFVKFQGLGYDDVVWDSPPTEDDGEIYASFAEAYYEYVEGKYFKSESQPKIKERVKTYKAAPFEEINSQPAGLTRGKLMGYQIEGVNWLLGNYHSGRSVVLADEMGLGKTVQVVGLVTSLVQDSPKCWPFLIVVPNATCPNWRREFKQWVPELRVVAYHGGREPQALAYKYELFPNGSTDMKAHVVIMSYDSAQDPATKNLFKSINWAGLVVDEGQRLKNDENLLYGALRSMRIPFRLLLTGTPLQNNKRELFNLLQFIDDKQNAAELDQEYEVLDKETLPKLHNKIRPYFLRRTKAGVLKFLPPMTQIILPVTMTVIQEKLSKSIMAKNPELIKAMFSNSKMNKKERGSLNNILMQLRKCLCHPFMYSEAIEERHHDPTVLQRNLVEASAKLLLLQVMLPKLQERGHRVLIFSQFLQQLDIIEDFLGGLGYDYRRLDGSISSLEKQRRIDAFNAPDSPIFAFLLSTRAGGVGINLATADTVIILDPDFNPHQDIQALSRAHRIGQKKKVLCFQLMTTDSVEERIMQIGKKKMALDHALIESMDDDDLAGDDLESILKHGAQALFNDDYEKKSIHYDSAAVDALLDRTDEPETKADDGTSFSYAKVWSNDKSGFEAGLATEEMAEPEAINSSVWDRILAQREAEAMRQAEANREVLGRGGRRRQAINYKTEAVNNPVPGDPEADSADSSDDFAGGDSGDESEDDPSVPKGAEADAILELQNPKARDKKGQQLYRQQVENGSQPRQKPTVKQQQQKYWQTWENGGSQNTNQQGRGQETGIAIPTPNPYQKAGGQVIPGGSIDLARYTVGNHIYQGNNAPPVPHQRVLVTQSHHPPLNQIISFRSDGLKSEAEVRLALDFVHHSNSDMGTKETQKALLMNRLKSLTPEKASQHT from the exons ATGATGGAGATTGATAGCATGGACCACGATCCCCTCGAGGGCCTTATGGACCAAGATGAAAACGCTATTGAGCGATCTCTGGAGTTATTACGAGCAGACCTGCTCGAATCAGAACAACAACCTCCTGTTGACACAGCCATGGATCTGGAAGTGGAATACCCGTCACCGAATCAAGGCAGCCATGCACGAGAGGAGGATCAACCAGACGAAAACGAGGAGGATATACTTCGGATCGAAGGAGATATAGTGGACGATGTCAATCCCAAACCCATGTCCAAACCTCGTGTAACAACAAGCTACCGAGTCCAGGTTGTGGTTCCAGAGATCTCTTGGGAAGAGCGCGCCCAATACTCGTTTGTGCACAGCGAAATTGTTGAATCTATTTTGGGCGAAGTTCACGATAAGAAAACTGTCGATTATCGGGTCGAGTTCACAGATGGAAGAAAAGAGCTG AAATCTTTCACACAACTTGTCACTCTCGAAAACGGAAGAGCTGCCCTCGCCCGGTTTAACCAAGGCCTAGGGCCGCTAGATATCGAGAACATGGCCAGCACACGGAAGCGAAAGTATGAACCCGAGGACGAATGGGATTCTGAACACGAGTCTATCATCTCAGATCACATGGATatcgacgatgaagaagatgaagaaccCGTTCAAACAAAGCGCATGCGCAGCTCACGTCTTCGCTCGAGAGAAACCACAAAGCAGCTCTCTCGCAGTCCTTCTAGGATGTCTGACGAGGATGAGCTCGATGATCTTCAACCAGAGCCATCACGGCCCACTAGATCACTCAGAGTTCGTCAGCCCAGACAGTCGAGTAACACATCTTTTAAGAACGGATTTGGTAGTCAAGACCAGGATGAGCTGCATGGAGACATTGCCCCTGCATcggaggaagaggatgatgattTCATGCCGATTGTTGTCTCCGACATTAATCCGAAAAAGGGGCGACCGAGCAAGGCACGTCAACGGATGAAACGCCTGCAAACAATGAGTATGCGACAGAAGGCTCTATCGCAGAGACCCTCGCGCCACAAGTCTGATGACTCTGACATTGAATTCGAAGCTCCTCGGCGTTCTTCTAGAGCGACGCGGAATACTTTGAACATGCAAGACGACGCTTTGATGGACGACGAATCCTTCTATGTTGCCGATGACAGAACTCCCGGCGCCCCAAAGATCATTTCCGTGAGAGAAATCTTTCAACCGCTGCCTACAGAATCGGAGTTCGCTACGATGCACATGGACACTTGTCATACCTGCGGTGGCTCACGCCAACGGGGACAAATAGTCTACTGTCAAGGCTGCACACTGTCCTACCACAAGTCCTGCATCGGCTACCGCAGTGGTCGTGAACATATGGTGACAAAGGTTGACGAGGATAGCTTTGTCTTCCAATGCAGATTTTGCATTGGCGTCCCCGGTAAAAAGGACGGCAAGGCTCCCAAGCACGACATGTGCCAAGTATGTAAAGCTCCTGGTGGCAGCTGCACTTCCTTTTCCGAGAAGAAGACATCCCGACAGGAAGAAAAGCTTCGCGAGGAGAATGGTGGTGTTGACCCGATCACTCCTGTCTCCCCGGAGCTTATCAACAACGCTGGCAACGTCCTTTTTCGATGTGTTGCATGCCACAGAGGATGGCACGTTGAGCATCTCCCTGGCGCTAGAAGCGGTACTGTTGGGACAGATCTCAAGTCTGAGCGCCTCAAAGATCATTCGGTTGACTGGCATTGTAAAGAATGCGCTACTACCCGCCACAAGATACATCGGCTTGTCGCATGGCGACCCACACGAAAGGATCTTGCGAAACAGGTTCCTCGACCTACTTGTGCTGAGGTTCGAGAGGACGACAAGGAGTACTTGATCAAATGGGATAGCCGATCGTATGCTCACTGTGTTTGGAAACCTGGAGCTTGGGTATATGGCGTGGCAGCTTCTGCGATGCGCGTATCATTCGGCAAGAGAGACGCTACCGAAGACCTCCTGAAGCTAGACGAGCAAGATGCCATTCCAGACGAGTTTCTTATGGCTGACATTATATTCAACGTCAAAACGGATTCATCTGTACGAAAGTCAACAAGAGAACAGGAGATGAGCAATCTGGCACACGTCACAAAGATCTTTGTCAAGTTCCAGGGTCTAGGTTACGATGATGTTGTGTGGGACTCACCACCAACTGAAGACGACGGCGAAATATATGCTTCTTTTGCTGAAGCATACTACGAATATGTCGAGGGCAAGTACTTCAAGAGTGAAAGTCAACCCAAGATCAAAGAACGAGTCAAGACTTACAAGGCTGCACCGTTCGAGGAGATTAACTCCCAGCCTGCTGGTCTGACTCGGGGAAAGCTCATGGGCTATCAGATTGAGGGAGTCAATTGGCTGCTCGGTAACTACCACTCAGGGCGCAGCGTTGTTCTCGCCGACGAAATGGGACTTGGAAAGACGGTTCAAGTGGTAGGTCTTGTGACTTCACTTGTCCAAGACAGCCCAAAG TGCTGGCCtttcctcatcgtcgtcccTAACGCCACATGCCCCAACTGGCGCCGAGAGTTCAAGCAATGGGTACCAGAGCTTCGAGTTGTTGCCTATCATGGTGGACGAGAGCCACAGGCATTGGCCTACAAGTATGAGCTATTTCCCAACGGGTCCACAGATATGAAGGCTCATGTCGTGATCATGTCCTACGATTCGGCCCAAGACCCCGCAACCAAAAACCTATTCAAGTCTATCAACTGGGCAGGTCTTGTGGTTGATGAGGGCCAACGCCTAAAGAACGACGAAAATCTTCTATACGGTGCTTTGCGCTCCATGCGCATCCCCTTCAGACTCCTTCTCACTGGAACACCATTGCAGAACAATAAGCGAGAGCTGTTCAATCTGCTACAGTTTATCGATGACAAGCAAAATGCCGCGGAGCTTGATCAGGAGTATGAAGTACTCGACAAGGAGACGCTTCCCAAACTACACAACAAGATTCGACCTTATTTCCTGCGCCGAACCAAAGCTGGCGTGCTAAAGTTCTTGCCACCCATGACTCAGATCATCTTGCCAGTCACAATGACTGTCATTCAGGAGAAGCTCTCCAAGAGCATCATGGCCAAGAACCCAGAGCTGATCAAGGCCATGTTCTCCAACAGCAAGATGAACAAAAAAGAGCGTGGGTCTCTTAACAATATCTTGATGCAATTGAGAAAGTGTCTTTGTCATCCTTTCATGTACTCCGAGGCTATTGAGGAGCGTCACCATGATCCCACGGTGCTCCAACGAAATCTTGTGGAAGCGTCCGCCAAGCTCCTTCTCTTGCAAGTCATGCTTCCGAAACTTCAGGAAAGAGGTCACCGTGTTTTGATCTTCAGCCAGTTCCTACAGCAGCTAGATATTATTGAGGATTTCCTCGGCGGCCTGGGCTATGATTACCGTCGTCTTGATGGCAGTATCAGCAGTCTGGAGAAGCAACGACGAATTGATGCCTTTAATGCCCCTGATTCACCTATTTTTGCATTTCTGCTATCTACAAGAGCCGGTGGTGTCGGTATTAACCTTGCTACTGCAGACACAGTCATCATCCTTGATCCTGACTTCAACCCACACCAAGATATCCAGGCCTTGTCCCGTGCGCATCGTATCGgacagaagaaaaaggttcTATGCTTCCAGCTCATGACAACAGATTCAGTGGAGGAAAGAATCATGCAGATTGgtaagaagaagatggcttTGGATCATGCTCTGATTGAGAGTatggacgacgacgatctgGCTGGCGATGATCTCGAGTCGATCCTGAAACACGGCGCTCAGGCGCTCTTCAATGATGATTATGAGAAGAAATCTATTCATTATGActctgctgctgttgatgcACTTCTAGACCGAACTGACGAACCCGAAACCAAAGCCGACGACGGGACCTCATTTTCTTATGCCAAGGTATGGTCCAACGACAAGTCCGGCTTCGAGGCTGGTCTTGCTACAGAAGAGATGGCCGAACCAGAGGCCATCAACTCGAGCGTATGGGATCGTATTCTGGCTCAACGAGAGGCAGAGGCAATGCGGCAGGCCGAAGCGAATCGGGAGGTCCTCGGTCGCGGTGGAAGGCGTCGTCAA GCTATCAACTACAAGACCGAAGCCGTAAATAACCCCGTGCCTGGTGACCCCGAAGCGGACTCTGCAGATTCGTCCGACGACTTTGCCGGAGGTGACTCTGGGGACGAATCTGAGGACGATCCATCAGTGCCAAAAG GCGCCGAAGCGGACGCTATCCTCGAACTCCAAAACCCCAAAGCCCGCGACAAAAAAGGGCAGCAACTCTACAGGCAGCAAGTCGAAAACGGCAGCCAGCCCCGTCAAAAACCGACAGTcaaacagcaacagcaaaagtACTGGCAAACGTGGGAAAACGGCGGTTCCCAAAACACCAACCAGCAAGGCCGCGGCCAAGAAACCGGCATTGCCATCCCCACGCCAAACCCCTACCAAAAAGCAGGTGGCCAAGTGATTCCCGGAGGCTCGATCGATTTGGCGAGATACACAGTGGGTAACCACATTTATCAGGGCAACAATGCACCTCCTGTGCCACATCAACGCGTGCTTGTCACGCAAAGTCATCACCCCCCTCTTAACCAAATAATCAGCTTTAGAAGTGACGGCCTTAAGTCCGAGGCTGAAGTCAGGCTAGCGCTTGACTTCGTTCATCATTCGAATTCAGATATGGGCACTAAAGAAACACAAAAGGCCCTCCTTATGAACCGACTGAAGTCATTAACCCCAGAGAAGGCATCGCAGCATACATAA